In Nomia melanderi isolate GNS246 chromosome 5, iyNomMela1, whole genome shotgun sequence, a single genomic region encodes these proteins:
- the LOC116424743 gene encoding uncharacterized protein LOC116424743 isoform X1 yields the protein MSNSLDSFLTRIGDVTIERVTPRSGPKSNETVILNETSTNTNMNNVEPQTGNDESSEESSGETSDGEQEKKNDTIHSEEIEEIRSEGSGDDMDLDETIDSQIGVRMESERLHHSQPEEDDEEPVNILDTLPLEGAPIEGQEVSEADLLGKPILKDMDDEESMDHDENDKHENHSMEDESTENNKRHGESELSDTAKKKQRKDDGSEGTASECESKAEKKLANMRRNIREVMDETQLDEATLSAQRQEMERLRRVQEQQRIIREVQRQIAINRQNNKTQTRVISLLQGKQNQAGTTISQSSSTSFSSTPVRLPNTVLLKVNSGSGTGSQTTSSMQTSQVQKRSVEGSRWQKGRGVYQGAQTSISRVPNRVTGPNMLQQRIRMMTPSVSISPVVPKKEPMDRSEYYSDSELSDIEAEEALREKQMHATKKLSTGTKSQKAAKGKDVVTISSSSDSSDDDCIVLSDPSGEEEIDNEDDPSNSGMHTNDRYNIPDEHGRVLINVGHPETEPDVFLAPQVARIIKPHQIGGIRFLYDNIVESIERYKTSSGFGCILAHSMGLGKTLQVASFCDIFFRCTTAKTVLCIMPINTLQNWLAEFNMWLPYEDPNAPDKNIKTLNVKSEPGVELKQEVKDECGNQSDISNISRPISTESAHRFGQENPPQPLNIMPENPYAHQGYETHNMMPNYMQDSMLNKNMSDPQAHMNENYQTDISQNTMYNANPNPMSNFDSMKPEVNCHTMQQRPNMPDTKFGVDTQNSGNMYPTLENRSQPPMYPNMENRNPSTLYPGSENHHPGSMYPNYDNSTNTFPNYANRLTQESDQESRKECFRNVMPSLNAEVNVKKEPEEIIKKEEGTCTTKDEMMNDEKKEVEKVKTPDNVDSPIGMELRPRHFKLHILNDSHKTMTARAKIIQEWQVGGGVLLIGYELYRQLSLKKPNKAKRKRGQPFKDTVDVEEEDKNKGLLNEMHAALVNPGPDLVICDEGHRIKNSHASISMALKQMRTKRRIVLTGYPLQNNLLEYWCMVDFVRPNYLGTKSEFCNMFERPIQNGQCIDSTSQDIRLMRYRAHVLHALLEGFVQRRSHSVLQVSLPRKEEYILLVRMTTHQRKLYDTFMNQVVKTRAVPNPLKAFAVCCKIWNHPDILYHFLRKRQTNEEDDLDLEETIGEKPAAAGGKRSKARQPKGESKKGKKANTTIKNKPAASVQPNASSSSSNTDNMESDNTHATSKQSNYPNYPMPMNNNPGYTNSVPQSSYPHGYQNYRPSDQNSYYKNDSNHGEYNEFYNNQGSQRYGNPSFQTYTQTPGYNTSQNYPNQSQNYIPNNEQSANNHTQRYPTASSNSEFRTDQNQGNNYEVPGMFSRPSYPYQDHGRNYTSNLNQGSNNYPQVPNQPSFQSPMPNQSTNMPMPDYSPYTPNQGQNYNSAPSQSNSMYSRNENQPLPNSAMGYSANQQNQNATSQTPTTGYLPNQQGQAAAPGQNRGFSPNQQNQNLNLQNSSHTYTGQQSQSLPLPNPPQNYSTQVNTSSSSQSSLPFNQQPPNPMSQSQSNPYMANSSNQSSIPQNQMRGYSATPQNQMSVPPNSSSYPTGQPASNAPAQTHGYPQDQQGPVSNPQSTMHGYSHLVPSSGSQNQSSYPPNAQNQTGPPPGPNHVYGSTHQSSTPMPQTQTHRYGTTQQGQVPQSQNQSLQYPQSQQTPAPSLNQNEQLYSRSDGQQQGQNYAPAPNTTHEFSTDRQGGNSSSNPTNNYSVNQTQSQTPVLSSYSSDTHQNQVGQMKGSEDPYWQRNYPQPFRSDQCNDPYYRDVNPNVNRYQNNYFPPQNYQNQFNDYTNNHNSDVNSRTDSSKSQQSTNHIQNSGHCEKNSKEMTSSIGVQSQPVHQSNVSTSSSYNSDSSCQTTVSRSVQSLGSSHSPRLNQTDLIKEDDREKEDLLDKDKEDKSDDEILTKDEEKDCKSSPTGKEDPGIPYDWATELMKGYVPGLIDASAKMTIFFCILEEAIKLGDRVLAFSQSLFTLNLIEDFLARNSLKYPDGQTDAWIKNVNYYRLDGSTSALEREKLINEFNNNPKIHLFLVSTRAGSLGINLVGANRAIVFDASWNPCHDTQAVCRVYRYGQQKPCFVYRLVTDNCLERKIYDRQISKQGMADRVVDQCNPDAHLSLKDATTLSWDWEEDSQVQDFSQTKDSYSDEVMHRVLERHSSLLTKQPFHHESLLVDRKDKKLSQAEKRLARRGYELEKMAANCSRPSYNYVPGNTATRAGGLQIRAIRGGDSSTTSKPVASVRPMQQRGAEGLGTRGVTGSRWIPAEVWQRQGMSAQEMTLPLDVVIPTNSPDKGSIVLKAGQRVMVLKSPKGIYMQLESGKIIAIRTALKLNQQKREEEPKKGVSSMTQRNSKPEIGFPLRNNSAISIIPKSSSSNQTSGRTITKPGSGPNYRPFADKEISKRPKPVATATAKPYLSQVNLTNQVSLSRLPKVKQEPVDHSTLGENSNSSDGQVRTEQRVEEVRLEDVVAEVSSNTEYSPSNHNRVSNSDTDNSLQKSSEESGQVYVSDTGIAQGVQTQHDHTETELTSNLNKQCSPSLEKQVTKANDRLTNYSHAFQTQQDNRDSPSDEIIIEDSPQVQPQMQSQVHSQMPPQMTSQITPQVPPQITPQVSQATSQVQPQISPQVPPQVPPQVQPQIPSQVPPQISPQVQPQIPPQIPPQIPPQIPPQVPPQVPSQVPPQVSSQVPSQVPPQVLPQVPPQVPPQVPPQVPSSIASQVSPQVPPQVPPQVPSQMSSQVGTQATCAPLTPLLTQQPAASTMHVPPTPTLRGTEVSKGITDSTIGSSVTSICTGTNTMTSPKMAESTMRETTPMQGEPNVPQGYPYAQYPRYYDYSDPRSRSISSPYGTYFPGVPPHTTNPRLPMDTAKTQSDLGKSMEDRTMMNVPPTYSQVPNTTAKTLANTAETKGAETVVTTTVATTTNRDDTHIPTAFSHPTSSRYPGPYPPGPYDPYSQHYPSAPGSSAAYPPSGAPGYPAYGGPTYNTDYARMYSAFHGPPPPADPYIHRGYAPPSSHPPNYYPPFPHPPPPYPNYSFLSPYPNPNMPSEPQPPAQ from the exons ATGTCTAATAGTTTGGACAGTTTTTTAACACGTATTGGGGATGTCACTATTGAGCGCGTGACTCCTCGTTCAGGTCCTAAATCTAATGAAACAGtaattttgaatgaaacctCAACAAATACAAACATGAATAATGTAGAGCCTCAAACAGGAAATGATGAAAGTTCAGAAGAATCTAGTGGTGAAACATCTGATGGagaacaagaaaagaaaaatgatacGATACACTCCgaggaaatagaagaaatacgTTCTGAAGGTTCAGGGGATGATATGGATTTAGATGAAACAATCGATTCTCAAATTGGAGTAAGAATGGAGTCGGAACGATTGCATCATTCTCAACCCGAAGAGGATGACGAGGAACCAGTTAATATATTGGATACTTTACCATTGGAAG GCGCTCCAATAGAAGGTCAAGAAGTATCTGAAGCTGATTTACTTGGAAAACCAATTTTGAAGGACATGGATGATGAAGAGAGTATGGATCATGATGAAAATGATAAACATGAAAATCATTCCATGGAAGATGAAAGTACTGAGAATAATAAAAGGCATGGAGAGTCAGAGCTTTCCGACACAgctaaaaagaaacaaagaaaagatGATGGTAGTGAAGGAACTGCTTCAGAATGTGAATCGAAAGCAGAAAAAAAATTAGCAAATATGAGAAGAAATATTCGAGAAGTTATGGATGAGACACAGCTCGACGAAGCTACTTTGTCTGCCCAAAGACAAGAAATGGAACGTCTTCGAAGGGTACAAGAACAACAGAGGATTATTCGTGAGGTTCAGAGACAAATAGCAATAAATAGACAGAATAATAAGACACAGACAAGAGTAATAAGTTTATTACAAGGAAAACAAAATCAAGCAGGAACTACCATTTCACAATCATCTTCAACATCATTTTCATCTACACCAGTTCGTTTACCAAATACAGTGCTTCTCAAAGTAAATTCTGGGTCTGGGACTGGATCTCAAACTACTTCTAGTATGCAAACAAGTCAAGTACAAAAAAGATCAGTAGAAGGATCTCGTTGGCAAAAGGGGAGGGGTGTTTATCAAGGAGCACAAACATCAATTTCTAGAGTTCCAAATCGTGTTACTGGTCCTAATATGTTGCAACAAAGAATTCGGATGATGACACCTTCTGTGAGCATATCACCTGTAGTTCCTAAGAAGGAACCTATGGATAGATCTGAGTATTATTCAGATTCTGAACTATCCGATATAGAAGCTGAAGAAGCATTACGTGAAAAACAGATGCATGCAACTAAAAAGTTATCTACTGGCACAAAATCTCAAAAAGCAGCTAAAGGCAAAGATGTGGTTACAATATCTAGTTCTAGTGATAGTTCTGATGatgattgtatagttttaagtgATCCAAGTGGGGAAGAAGAAATAGACAACGAAGACGATCCATCCAATTCTGGTATGCATACCAATGATAGATACAACATTCCAGATGAACATGGTAGAGTGTTAATTAATGTGGGTCATCCTGAAACTGAGCCTGATGTATTTCTGGCACCACAGGTAGCACGTATTATTAAACCTCATCAGATTGGTGGTATTCGCTTTCTATATGACAATATCGTTGAAAGCATTGAAAGGTATAAAACTAGTTCTGGCTTTGGTTGTATTTTAGCTCATAGTATGGGTTTAGGGAAAACTCTTCAAGTTGCTAGCTTTTGTGATATTTTTTTTCGATGCACTACAGCCAAAACAGTTCTTTGTATCATGCCTATTAATACATTACAGAATTGGCTAGCAGAATTTAATATGTGGTTACCATACGAAGATCCTAATGcaccagataaaaatattaaaactttaaatGTTAAATCTGAACCTGGTGTAGAGCTTAAACAAGAAGTTAAGGATGAATGTGGAAATCAGAGTGATATATCAAATATATCGAGGCCTATTAGTACGGAATCAGCTCATCGTTTTGGGCAAGAGAACCCACCACAACCTTTAAATATCATGCCAGAAAATCCATACGCTCATCAAGGGTATGAAACTCATAATATGATGCCCAACTATATGCAAGACagtatgttaaataaaaatatgtcagATCCCCAAGCACATATGAATGAAAATTATCAAACAGACATTTCACAAAATACTATGTACAATGCAAATCCTAATCCAATGTCTAATTTTGATTCAATGAAACCAGAGGTAAATTGTCATACTATGCAACAAAGACCTAATATGCCAGATACAAAATTTGGTGTAGATACTCAAAACTCTGGTAACATGTATCCTACTTTAGAAAATCGGTCGCAACCTCCTATGTACCCAAACATGGAAAATCGAAATCCTAGTACTTTGTATCCTGGTTCTGAAAACCATCACCCTGGATCAATGTATCCAAATTATGATAACTCTACTAATACTTTTCCTAATTATGCAAATCGGTTAACACAAGAGTCTGACCAAGAATCAAGGAAGGAATGTTTCAGAAATGTTATGCCTTCTTTAAATGCAGAAGTTAATGTAAAAAAAGAACcagaagaaataattaaaaaggaagAAGGTACTTGTACAACAAAAGATGAAATGATGAATGATGAAAAGAAAGAGGTTGAAAAAGTTAAAACTCCAGATAATGTAGATTCTCCTATTGGAATGGAGTTAAGACCAAGAcactttaaattacatattcTAAATGATTCTCATAAAACAATGACAGCAAGGGCCAAAATAATTCAGGAATGGCAAGTAGGAGGTGGTGTTTTATTAATTGGTTATGAATTATATAGACAGTTATCTCTAAAAAAGCCAAACAAAGCGAAAAGGAAACGAGGACAACCTTTCAAAGATACTGTTGACGTAGAAGAAGAAGATAAGAATAAAGGATTATTAAATGAGATGCATGCAGCTTTAGTTAATCCTGGACCTGATTTGGTTATATGTGATGAGGGTCacagaataaaaaattctcATGCTAGTATTAGCATGGCTTTGAAACAAATGCGCACGAAACGTAGAATTGTATTGACCGGTTATCCATTGCAAAACAACCTTTTGGAATACTGGTGTATGGTTGATTTTGTGAGACCTAATTACTTAGGAACTAAAAGTGAGTTCTGTAATATGTTTGAAAGACCCATTCAGAATGGACAATGTATTGACTCAACTTCACAGGATATACGGTTGATGAGATATCGTGCACATGTGCTGCATGCTTTATTAGAAGGTTTTGTACAAAGAAGATCTCATTCTGTATTGCAAGTTTCATTACCACGTAAAGAGGAATATATTCTTCTTGTTCGGATGACAACACATCAGCGAAAATTATATGATACATTCATGAATCAAGTAGTTAAAACACGTGCTGTCCCTAATCCATTAAAAGCTTTTGCTGTATGTTGTAAGATTTGGAACCATCCTGATATTCTGTATCATTTCCTACGTAAGCGTCAAACTAATGAAGAAGATGATTTAGATTTGGAAGAAACAATTGGTGAAAAACCCGCTGCTGCTGGGGGAAAACGTTCGAAAGCACGCCAACCAAAGGGAGAATctaaaaagggaaaaaaagcaaatacaactataaaaaataaacctGCAGCTAGTGTTCAACCTAAtgcttcatcatcatcatcaaacACTGACAACATGGAGTCCGATAATACTCATGCTACTTCAAAACAAAGTAATTATCCTAATTATCCTATGCCAATGAATAACAACCCAGGGTACACAAATTCAGTACCACAGAGTTCGTATCCCCACGGTTATCAAAATTATAGACCAAGTGATCAAAATTCATATTACAAAAATGACAGCAATCACGGAGAATATAACGAATTTTACAATAATCAAGGATCACAAAGATATGGAAATCCGTCATTCCAAACGTATACACAAACGCCAGGATACAATACTTCACAAAACTATCCAAATCAATCGCAAAATTATATACCAAATAATGAACAATCTGCAAATAATCATACTCAGAGGTATCCAACTGCATCTTCTAATTCAGAATTTCGAACAGATCAAAATCAAGGAAATAATTATGAAGTACCTGGGATGTTTTCACGCCCATCTTATCCTTACCAAGATCATGGACGTAATTATACATCAAACTTAAATCAAGGATCTAATAATTATCCTCAAGTTCCAAATCAACCTTCTTTCCAATCTCCAATGCCAAATCAATCTACAAATATGCCAATGCCTGATTATTCTCCATATACGCCAAATCAAGGCCAAAATTATAATTCTGCACCAAGTCAATCAAATTCAATGTATTCACGAAATGAAAACCAACCATTACCAAATTCTGCAATGGGATACAGTGCTAATCAACAAAATCAAAATGCAACTTCTCAAACTCCAACAACTGGATATCTTCCAAATCAACAAGGACAGGCAGCAGCACCTGGGCAAAATCGTGGCTTTTCGCCTAATCAACAAAATCAGAATCtcaatttacaaaattcttcTCACACTTACACTGGTCAACAGTCTCAAAGTTTGCCACTACCTAATCCCCCTCAAAATTATTCTACTCAAGTAAATACTAGTTCTTCATCGCAATCATCTCTTCCTTTCAATCAACAACCGCCAAACCCAATGTCTCAAAGTCAGTCTAATCCTTACATGGCGAATTCATCAAATCAAAGTTCAATTCCACAGAATCAAATGCGTGGATATTCTGCAACACCTCAGAATCAAATGAGTGTACCGCCAAATTCATCGTCGTATCCTACCGGACAACCAGCTTCAAATGCTCCTGCTCAAACACATGGCTACCCTCAAGATCAGCAAGGGCCAGTTTCAAATCCACAAAGTACTATGCATGGTTATTCACATCTTGTGCCTTCATCAGGATCACAAAATCAGTCTTCGTATCCACCTAATGCACAAAATCAAACAGGACCTCCTCCAGGTCCAAATCATGTATATGGTTCTACTCATCAAAGCTCAACACCAATGCCACAGACTCAGACTCATAGATATGGAACTACTCAGCAGGGACAAGTACCGCAATCTCAGAATCAGTCTCTTCAATATCCCCAAAGTCAACAAACACCAGCTCCTTCCTTAAATCAAAATGAACAGCTTTACTCCAGATCAGATGGTCAACAGCAAGGTCAAAATTATGCACCAGCACCTAATACTACCCATGAATTTTCAACTGATCGTCAAGGAGGAAATTCGTCGTCTAATCcaacaaataattattcagtaaaCCAAACTCAATCACAGACTCCTGTTTTATCGAGTTATTCATCAGATACACATCAAAATCAAGTAGGGCAAATGAAGGGATCAGAAGATCCGTATTGGCAAAGAAATTATCCTCAACCATTTAGATCTGATCAGTGTAATGATCCGTATTACCGTGATGTGAATCCTAATGTAAATAGATaccaaaataattattttccacctCAAAATTATCAGAATCAATTTAATGATTATACCAATAATCATAACTCTGATGTGAATTCACGTACAGATAGTTCAAAATCTCAACAATCTACCAATCATATTCAAAATTCAGGACATTGTGAAAAAAATAGTAAGGAAATGACGTCGAGTATTGGTGTGCAGAGTCAACCAGTACACCAAAGTAATGTGTCTACAAGTTCAAGTTATAATTCTGATTCAAGCTGCCAAACTACAGTCTCTAGATCTGTTCAAAGTCTTGGTTCATCGCATAGTCCTCGATTAAATCAGACTGATTTAATTAAAGAAGATGACAGAGAAAAAGAAGATTTGTTAGACAAAGATAAAGAAGATAAATCAGATGATGAAATCCTTACGAAAGACGAAGAAAAGGATTGTAAAAGTTCTCCAACAGGGAAAGAAGATCCTGGAATTCCATACGACTgg GCAACGGAATTAATGAAAGGCTACGTGCCGGGATTAATTGATGCATCCGCAAAAATGACAATTTTCTTCTGCATTTTAGAAGAAGCAATTAAGCTCGGTGATCGTGTTTTAGCATTTTCTCAGTCTCTGTTTACATTAAATCTCATAGAAGATTTTTTAGCTAGAAATAGTTTGAAGTATCCAGATGGACAAACAGATGCTTggattaaaaatgtaaactaTTATAGATTAGATGGAAGCACTAGCGCTTTAGAAAGAGAAAAgcttataaatgaatttaataacaatCCAAAAATACATCTTTTTCTCGTCTCTACGCGTGCTGGTTCGCTAGGTATTAATCTAGTTGGTGCGAATCGTGCCATTGTCTTTGATGCTTCTTGGAATCCTTGTCATGATACACAAGCTGTGTGCAGGGTTTACAGATACGGCCAACAAAAACCCTGTTTCGTTTATCGTTTAGTTACTGATAATTGTTTAGAAAGGAAAATATATGACAGACAAATCAGTAAGCAAGGAATGGCTGATCGAGTAGTTGATCAGTGTAATCCGGATGCTCATCTTTCTCTAAAAGATGCGACTACGTTGTCTTGGGATTGGGAAGAGGATAGTCAAGTACAAGATTTTTCCCAAACTAAGGATAGTTATTCCGATGAGGTGATGCATCGCGTATTAGAACGACACTCTTCTTTGCTTACGAAGCAACCGTTTCATCATGAAAGTCTTCTCGTGGATCGTAAAGACAAAAAACTTAGTCAAGCTGAAAAGCGATTAGCGCGTCGTGGATATGAACTTGAAAAAATGGCTGCCAATTGTTCGAGACCCAGTTATAATTATGTCCCCGGAAATACTGCAACGCGGG CAGGAGGACTACAAATTAGAGCAATTCGAGGTGGTGATAGTAGTACTACGTCTAAACCTGTTGCATCAGTTAGACCAATGCAACAACGTGGCGCGGAAGGCTTAGGTACGCGTGGCGTCACTGGAAGTCGATGGATACCCGCAGAAGTATGGCAAAGGCAAGGGATGAGTGCACAGGAGATGACGTTACCTCTAGATGTCGTTATTCCTACTAATTCACCTGATAAAGGAAGTATTGTTCTGAAAGCTGGCCAACGAGTAATGGTTCTAAAGAGTCCGAAAGGAATTTATATGCAGTTGGAATCTGGGAAAATTATAGCGATTCGAACGGCTCTTAAATTAAATCAACAGAAACGAGAAGAAGAACCGAAAAAGG GTGTATCATCAATGACTCAAAGAAACTCTAAGCCAGAAATTGGATTTCCATTGAGAAATAATTCGGCTATCTCTATAATACCGAAATCGTCCTCAAGTAATCAAACAAGTGGTCGTACGATTACTAAACCTGGAAGTGGTCCTAATTATAGACCGTTTGCAGACAAAGAAATCTCTAAAAGACCAAAACCCGTTGCAACTGCAACCGCTAAGCCTTATTTGAGTCAAGTTAATTTAACGAATCAAGTATCTCTCTCGAGGTTACCGAAAGTAAAGCAGGAACCTGTGGATCATTCAACGCTTGGAGAAAATTCGAATTCGTCGGATGGTCAAGTTAGAACTGAACAAAGAGTTGAAGAAGTTCGATTAGAGGATGTTGTTGCGGAAGTAAGTTCAAATACTGAGTATAGTCCTTCTAATCACAATAGGGTATCCAACTCCGATACCGATAACTCTCTACAGAAATCTTCCGAAGAAAGTGGTCAAGTATATGTATCAGATACTGGTATTGCACAAGGTGTTCAAACACAACATGATCATACAGAAACGGAGTTGACATCGAACCTTAATAAACAATGTTCTCCTTCACTTGAAAAACAAGTTACAAAAGCAAATGATAGATTAACAAATTATAGCCATGCTTTTCAAACTCAACAAGACAATAGGGATTCTCCCAGtgatgaaattataattgaagaTTCGCCACAGGTACAGCCTCAAATGCAGTCACAAGTACATTCTCAAATGCCTCCGCAAATGACATCGCAGATAACGCCGCAAGTACCACCACAGATTACACCTCAAGTATCTCAAGCAACGTCGCAAGTGCAACCACAAATATCACCTCAAGTACCTCCACAAGTACCACCGCAAGTACAACCACAAATACCATCTCAAGTACCTCCGCAAATATCACCACAGGTACAACCGCAAATACCTCCGCAAATACCACCGCAAATACCACCGCAGATACCTCCACAGGTACCACCGCAGGTACCATCACAAGTACCGCCACAGGTATCGTCACAAGTACCTTCACAGGTGCCGCCACAAGTACTACCACAGGTTCCGCCACAGGTACCGCCACAAGTACCGCCACAGGTACCATCGTCGATAGCGTCACAGGTATCTCCACAGGTACCTCCACAGGTGCCTCCACAGGTACCATCTCAAATGTCGTCACAAGTTGGTACGCAAGCAACATGTGCGCCATTGACGCCGTTGTTAACACAACAACCTGCAGCATCAACGATGCACGTACCACCAACACCTACGTTGCGAGGTACAGAAGTTTCTAAAGGAATAACAGATTCGACCATTGGTTCTTCTGTTACATCTATATGTACGGGAACAAATACAATGACATCTCCCAAAATGGCAGAGTCAACTATGCGCGAGACAACGCCTATGCAAGGAGAACCCAATGTTCCGCAAGGATATCCTTATGCACAATATCCTCGGTACTATGATTACAGCGATCCTAGATCGCGGTCGATATCTTCCCCTTATGGCACTTATTTCCCTGGCGTTCCTCCTCATACAACAAATCCTAGATTGCCGATGGACACTGCCAAAACGCAGTCAGACTTGGGAAAATCAATGGAAGATAGGACGATGATGAATGTACCTCCAACATATTCACAAGTACCTAATACTACTGCCAAAACGTTAGCAAATACAGCAGAAACTAAAGGTGCAGAAACAGTGGTAACAACAACAGTGGCTACTACTACTAATAGGGATGACACTCACATACCTACCGCATTCAGTCATCCTACGAGTAGCCGGTATCCTGGACCTTATCCACCAGGACCGTACGATCCATATTCACAACATTATCCTTCAGCACCAGGTTCTTCAGCAGCTTATCCGCCAAGTG GTGCACCTGGATATCCAGCATACGGCGGTCCGACTTACAATACAGATTATGCTCGCATGTACTCAGCATTTCATGGTCCGCCGCCACCGGCAGATCCTTACATACATAGAGGTTATGCACCTCCTTCTTCACATCCGCCTAATTACTATCCTCCATTCCCTCATCCACCGCCACCTTATCCCAATTATTCGTTTTTGTCGCCATATCCAAACCCTAATATGCCTAGCGAGCCGCAACCACCTGCTCAGTAG